CCCCGATGTTCCGCTGCACCGGCTGCGGCTGGACTCCCTCGCCCTGGAGGAGCTGCGGCTGCACATCGAGGACCGGCTGGACGTGGACCTGGAGGACGTCGCGCTCACCTCGCGCGACACCGTCGGCCGCCTCGTCGAGGCCGTGCACGGGAAGGTCACCGCATGAGCGCGGCCGCCGCAGCCCCCTACCGCCGGACCCCGCTCTCCCCGTTCGCCGCCGCCGTCACCGGCGTCGGCCTGGTCACCTCGGCCGGTACGGGCGTGGACGCCGCCTGGCACGGCGTCACCGAGGGGCTCGCGCCGTCCGCCGCGCCCCGGCCCGAACTCGACGGTCTGCCCTGCGACTTCTTCTACTCCGTCACCGACTGCGACCCGGGGGCCGTCCTCGGGGTCGCCACCCGGCGGCTGATGGACCGCTTCGCCCAGCTCGCCGTCATCGCCGCCCGGGAGGCCGTCGCCGACGCCGGGCTCGACCCGGCCGTCTGGGACAGCGGCCGCGTCGGCGTCGTCATCGGCTCCGCCCACGGCGGCCTGTCCTTCTACGACGAACAGGCCGCCGCGCTCGCCGCGCGCGGCCCCCGCCGC
This sequence is a window from Streptomyces parvus. Protein-coding genes within it:
- a CDS encoding acyl carrier protein is translated as MSTSEEISTLLVTKFGTDPEAIRPDVPLHRLRLDSLALEELRLHIEDRLDVDLEDVALTSRDTVGRLVEAVHGKVTA